One Eurosta solidaginis isolate ZX-2024a chromosome 5, ASM4086904v1, whole genome shotgun sequence DNA segment encodes these proteins:
- the LOC137251656 gene encoding putative nuclease HARBI1 codes for MDKRANEKHGIPSVIGCIDGTHVRIIAPAENKHLYYNRKGYYSLNVMLMCDDELKIRYVDAFHPGASHDSFIWNVSELRTHLEDQRGVNFWLLGDAGYPLEPWLMTPHWNPDEGSIQMKFNEAHSKCRNIIERTNGVAETSMEVSPWCKGFTLHSKKGSKNCKRVLRAAQHMHTFQGIHRYDRSTIHRRAGNSK; via the exons ATGGATAAGCGTGCCAATGAGAAGCATGGGATTCCCAGTGTTATCGGCTGCATTGATGGAACTCATGTGCGTATCATCGCACCCGCGGAAAACAAGCATCTCTACTACAATAGGAAGGGCTACTACAGCTTAAATGTAATGTTG ATGTGTGACGATGAGCTGAAAATTCGGTACGTTGATGCTTTCCATCCCGGTGCCTCGCATGACTCCTTTATTTGGAATGTGAGTGAATTGAGAACTCACCTTGAAGACCAACGtggagtcaatttttggttactGG GTGATGCCGGGTATCCTTTAGAACCATGGCTTATGACACCACATTGGAATCCCGACGAAGGCTCTATACAGATGAAGTTTAATGAAGCTCATTCGAAGTGTCGCAACATTATTGAACGAACCAATGGGGTTGCTGAAACATCGATGGAGGTGTCTCCTTGGTGCAAGGGATTTACATTACACTCCAAAAAAGGCAGCAAAAATTGTAAACGTGTGCTGCGCGCTGCACAACATATGCATACATTTCAAGGCATACACAGATATGACAGAAGTACAATCCACAGGAGAGCAGGCAACTCAAAATAG